A window of Pseudomonas monteilii contains these coding sequences:
- a CDS encoding DNA-binding protein: MTHTDPARGILPDEKAIAVAIESSRQIAAFVSTKLETQRIELVGEAQQRQIVELPTAALKLLGDILSELALGNAVEVVPIHAELTTQEGTDMLNVSRPHLVKLLDEGQIPHTKTGSHRRIKFTDLMAYKTNRHKASQTAMEELAAQAQALDMGYQ; this comes from the coding sequence ATGACCCACACAGACCCTGCTCGAGGCATCCTCCCGGATGAAAAAGCGATCGCTGTGGCGATTGAATCAAGTCGTCAGATTGCGGCTTTCGTTTCTACGAAGTTGGAGACCCAACGTATTGAACTGGTCGGTGAAGCCCAGCAACGTCAGATCGTCGAACTTCCCACGGCCGCGCTCAAATTGCTTGGTGACATACTCAGCGAGCTTGCCCTGGGCAACGCCGTAGAGGTGGTACCGATCCACGCAGAGCTAACGACTCAGGAAGGTACCGACATGCTCAACGTCTCTCGCCCTCATCTGGTCAAACTGTTGGACGAGGGGCAGATTCCGCACACAAAAACCGGTAGCCACCGACGCATAAAGTTCACCGACCTCATGGCTTACAAAACGAATCGCCACAAGGCGAGCCAGACCGCCATGGAAGAATTGGCTGCGCAAGCCCAAGCACTCGACATGGGGTATCAATGA
- a CDS encoding nitrite reductase small subunit, translating into MSGANAVRVDIDRRWNRVCGRHDLVAHSGVVALLDGSQIALFYLPDEQGEGRVFALENRDPRSGANVIGRGLIGSVSGKLVVAAPLYKQHFGLEDGACMEMPTERLRVWPARLRGDDVEVEAAVTGP; encoded by the coding sequence ATGAGTGGTGCGAACGCAGTGCGGGTCGATATCGACCGCCGCTGGAACAGGGTATGCGGGCGCCACGACCTGGTGGCTCATTCAGGCGTGGTCGCCTTGCTGGACGGCAGCCAGATCGCCTTGTTCTACCTACCGGACGAGCAGGGCGAGGGCCGCGTGTTCGCCCTGGAAAACCGCGACCCGCGGTCGGGGGCCAATGTCATCGGTCGCGGCCTGATCGGCAGCGTGTCGGGCAAGCTGGTGGTCGCCGCGCCGTTGTACAAACAGCATTTCGGCCTGGAAGACGGGGCGTGCATGGAAATGCCCACGGAGCGGCTGCGGGTCTGGCCGGCGCGGCTGCGGGGGGATGACGTGGAAGTCGAGGCCGCGGTGACTGGACCGTGA
- a CDS encoding nitrite reductase, which yields MNSELASDLHNLVVIGNGMVGHHCVEQLVQAGALSRYRIHVFSEEPLRAYDRVHLSEYFGGRDAESLALGDAAFYQQAGVILHLGVPVLEIDRARQEVITAQGCVPYAHLVMATGSYPFVPPIEGAAGDSRLVYRTLADLDTIRAAANNARRGVVVGGGLLGLEAANALRSLGLEAHVVEFAPRLMPVQLDEAGGVALKARIEALGVHVHLSCSTQSITPGEHYRYRMNFAGDESLETDLVVFSAGIRPQDALGKACGLELGARGGIAIDGECRSSDPHISAIGECAAWNGSVFGLVAPGYRMARSVAAQLCGVEHESFAGADLSTKLKLLGVDVGSIGDAQGASAGSRSYRFIDEATASYRRLVVSADGKQAIGAVLVGDNSYYDTLLQYIQNGIALPADPASLIVPQGEAAPALGVDALPATATICSCHNVSKGAICSAIDGGCTDLAGIKCQTKAGSGCGGCAGLLKQVFEHELTARGVTVDKSLCEHFAYTRQELYSLVRVERIETFDELLARHGQGHLGCDLCKPVVGSILASCWNRPIMEPWLVPLQDTNDTFMANMQKNGTYSVVPRIPGGEITPDGLIAIGAVAKKYALYTKITGGQRIDLFGAQLHELPDIWAELIAAGFETGHAYGKSTRTVKSCVGSTWCRYGVQDSVRMALRIEERYKGLRAPHKLKFAVSGCTRECAEAQSKDVGVIATEKGWNLYVSGNGGMRPRHAELFATDLDDETLIRYIDRFLMLYIRTADKLQRTSVWRESLEGGLDYLKAVVIDDSLGLAAELEAQMQLVVERYECEWANALNDPEKLKRFRTFVNAGGADPDVQFVTERGQRRPARAQDMNLIDATEVV from the coding sequence ATGAACAGCGAATTGGCGAGTGATCTGCACAACCTCGTGGTAATCGGCAACGGCATGGTCGGCCATCACTGCGTCGAGCAGCTGGTGCAAGCCGGGGCTTTGAGCCGCTACCGGATCCACGTGTTCAGCGAAGAGCCGCTGCGCGCCTACGACCGTGTGCACCTGTCCGAGTACTTCGGCGGTCGCGATGCCGAATCCCTGGCCCTGGGCGATGCCGCGTTCTACCAACAGGCGGGCGTGATCTTGCACCTGGGCGTACCGGTACTGGAGATCGACCGGGCACGCCAGGAGGTCATCACCGCCCAGGGGTGTGTGCCTTATGCCCACCTGGTCATGGCCACCGGCTCCTATCCGTTCGTACCCCCCATCGAAGGCGCGGCCGGCGATTCGCGTCTGGTCTACCGCACCCTGGCCGACCTCGACACCATTCGCGCCGCCGCCAACAACGCCCGGCGCGGCGTGGTGGTCGGCGGCGGCCTGCTCGGGCTAGAGGCGGCCAACGCACTGCGCAGCCTGGGCCTGGAAGCCCACGTGGTGGAGTTCGCCCCGCGCCTGATGCCGGTGCAGTTGGACGAGGCGGGCGGTGTGGCGCTCAAGGCGCGCATCGAAGCGCTGGGCGTGCACGTGCACCTGTCGTGCAGCACCCAGTCGATCACCCCAGGCGAGCACTACCGTTACCGCATGAATTTTGCCGGCGACGAATCCCTGGAAACCGACCTGGTGGTGTTCTCGGCTGGCATCCGCCCGCAGGACGCCCTCGGCAAGGCCTGCGGCCTCGAGCTGGGTGCCCGTGGCGGCATCGCCATCGACGGCGAATGCCGCAGCAGCGATCCGCACATTTCGGCCATCGGCGAGTGCGCGGCCTGGAACGGCAGCGTGTTCGGTCTGGTGGCGCCAGGTTACCGGATGGCCCGCAGCGTGGCCGCGCAGCTGTGTGGTGTTGAACATGAGTCGTTCGCCGGTGCCGACCTGTCCACCAAGCTCAAGCTGCTGGGCGTCGATGTCGGCTCCATCGGCGATGCCCAGGGCGCCAGCGCCGGCTCGCGCAGCTACCGGTTCATCGACGAGGCCACGGCCAGTTACCGGCGCCTGGTGGTGTCGGCCGACGGCAAGCAGGCCATCGGCGCCGTGCTGGTGGGCGACAACAGCTATTACGACACGCTGCTGCAATACATCCAGAACGGCATCGCACTGCCGGCCGACCCGGCGTCGCTGATCGTGCCCCAAGGCGAAGCGGCACCCGCGCTGGGCGTGGACGCGCTGCCCGCCACCGCCACCATCTGCTCGTGCCACAACGTCAGCAAGGGCGCGATCTGCAGCGCCATCGACGGCGGCTGCACGGACCTGGCCGGCATCAAGTGCCAGACCAAGGCCGGCAGCGGGTGCGGCGGGTGCGCAGGGCTGCTCAAGCAGGTGTTCGAGCATGAACTGACGGCCCGTGGCGTCACGGTCGACAAAAGCCTGTGCGAACACTTCGCCTACACCCGGCAGGAGCTGTATTCGCTGGTGCGCGTCGAACGTATCGAGACCTTCGACGAGTTGCTGGCTCGCCACGGCCAGGGTCACCTGGGCTGCGACCTCTGCAAGCCCGTGGTCGGCTCGATCCTGGCCTCGTGCTGGAACCGACCGATCATGGAGCCGTGGCTGGTGCCGCTGCAGGACACCAACGACACCTTCATGGCCAACATGCAGAAGAACGGCACCTATTCGGTGGTCCCGCGCATTCCTGGCGGTGAAATCACCCCCGACGGGCTGATCGCCATCGGCGCGGTCGCCAAGAAGTACGCCCTCTACACCAAGATCACCGGTGGCCAGCGTATCGACCTGTTCGGCGCCCAGTTGCACGAGCTGCCGGACATCTGGGCCGAACTCATCGCGGCCGGCTTCGAGACAGGCCATGCCTACGGCAAGTCGACCCGTACGGTGAAAAGCTGCGTCGGCAGCACCTGGTGCCGCTATGGCGTGCAGGACAGCGTGCGGATGGCCCTGCGCATCGAAGAGCGCTACAAGGGGCTGCGCGCGCCGCACAAGCTCAAGTTCGCCGTGTCCGGCTGCACCCGCGAATGCGCCGAGGCCCAAAGCAAGGACGTCGGCGTGATCGCCACCGAGAAGGGCTGGAACCTCTACGTTAGCGGCAACGGCGGCATGCGCCCGCGCCACGCCGAGCTGTTCGCCACCGATCTGGACGACGAGACCCTGATCCGCTACATCGACCGCTTCCTGATGCTGTACATCCGCACGGCCGACAAGCTGCAGCGCACCTCGGTGTGGCGCGAAAGCCTGGAGGGTGGCCTGGACTACCTCAAGGCGGTGGTGATCGACGACAGCCTGGGCCTGGCCGCCGAACTCGAAGCGCAGATGCAACTGGTGGTCGAGCGTTATGAATGCGAATGGGCCAATGCCCTGAACGACCCGGAAAAGCTCAAGCGCTTCCGCACCTTCGTCAATGCCGGTGGCGCGGACCCGGACGTGCAGTTCGTCACGGAACGCGGCCAGCGCCGCCCGGCACGCGCGCAAGACATGAACCTGATCGATGCAACGGAGGTGGTGTGA